In Rutidosis leptorrhynchoides isolate AG116_Rl617_1_P2 chromosome 2, CSIRO_AGI_Rlap_v1, whole genome shotgun sequence, one genomic interval encodes:
- the LOC139889222 gene encoding uncharacterized protein, whose translation MEPYCKSLNKDNNICVNVPLVDVLAGMPKYRKFLKDLTNKKEEGDATKLGDLGPFIVPCQVDGSELLKSLADSGASINLMAYTLYSRLNLGELKITNKGVRSPDQSVSRPLGIPVNLIVKVGELEFLADFMVVDMNEDKVVPLILGKPFLPFVFCVSCVSLKVPFEVNIV comes from the exons ATGGAACCCTATTGTAAGTCTttgaataaagataataatatttgtGTGAATGTACCTTTAGTTGATGTCCTTGCAGGCATGCCCAAGTATAGGAAATTTTTGAAGGATCTTACTAATAAGAAAG aagaaggagatgcCACCAAGTTGGGTGATCTAGGGCCGTTCATTGTACCTTGTCAAGTAGATGGTTCAGAGTTGCTTAAGTCTTTAGCTGATTCAGGTGCGAGTATTAATTTAATGGCATATACTCTATACTCGAGATTAAATCTAGGTGAGCTTAAGATAACCAATAAGGGTGTTAGGTCACCTGATCAATCTGTTAGTCGACCCTTAGGAATTCCTGTGAATTTGATTGTTAAGGTTGGTGAGTTAGAATTTCTGGCAGACTTTATGGTTGTAGATATGAATGAGGATAAGGTTGTACCGCTCATTTTAGGTAAACCATTTTTGCCTTTTGTGTTCTGTGTTTCTTGTGTTTCATTGAAGGTACCATTTGAGGTGAACATTGTGTGA